A section of the Candidatus Baltobacteraceae bacterium genome encodes:
- the gyrB gene encoding DNA topoisomerase (ATP-hydrolyzing) subunit B — translation MSNNYTGEQIEVLKGLEAVRKRPGMYIGNTAERGLHQLVYEAVDNAVDEALAGYANNVVVTLHADNSCSVEDNGRGIPVDIHAGEKLPAVEVVMTILHAGGKFGKGGYKVSGGLHGVGISVVNALSEWMITRVKRDGNEYEMRFERGITVQKLKKIGKTEGTGTVQWFKPDTQMFEVLAFHWDILQKRLRELAFLNRGLSITLRDLRGETPRERNYKFEGGIVSFVEWLNEKKDPLHPIISTHAERDGVDVEVAMQYTDTYAETIFAYANNINTIEGGMHLLGYRTAVANAVNSYARKRGMLKESDTQPSTDDIMEGLTAVVSVKLQDPQFEGQTKTKLGNARVRSIVYGLVNERLEFFFEENPKFARAIIDKCMQAQRAREAAKKARDLSRRKNALEGSGLPGKLVDCKNTNPAESEIFLVEGDSAGGTAKGGRDPNTQAILPLRGKILNVEKARLDKVLANEEIRTMITAFGTGFGDEFNLDKLRYHKIIIMTDADVDGSHIRTLLLTFFYRQMKALVQEGYVYIAQPPLYGVKKGKKQWWAFNEAELKSILGDDGKDYTIQQYKGLGEMDADQLAETTMEVGHRRLKQITVEDAVEAEQIFTDLMGDKVEPRKQYIFEYAKSVKNLDL, via the coding sequence GCAATACCGCCGAGCGCGGTTTGCATCAACTCGTGTACGAAGCCGTCGACAACGCCGTCGACGAGGCGCTCGCGGGATACGCGAACAACGTCGTCGTGACGCTCCACGCGGACAACTCCTGTTCGGTCGAAGACAACGGCCGCGGCATTCCGGTCGACATCCACGCCGGCGAGAAGCTGCCGGCGGTGGAAGTCGTCATGACGATCCTGCACGCCGGCGGTAAGTTCGGTAAGGGCGGATACAAGGTGTCGGGCGGTCTGCACGGCGTCGGCATCTCCGTCGTCAACGCGCTTTCGGAATGGATGATTACGCGCGTCAAGCGCGACGGCAACGAGTACGAAATGAGGTTCGAGCGCGGCATCACCGTGCAGAAGCTCAAGAAGATCGGGAAAACCGAGGGAACGGGCACGGTGCAGTGGTTCAAGCCCGATACGCAGATGTTCGAAGTGCTGGCGTTCCACTGGGACATCTTGCAGAAGCGGCTTCGCGAGCTGGCCTTCCTCAATCGCGGATTGTCGATCACGCTGCGCGACTTGCGCGGCGAAACGCCGCGCGAGCGCAATTATAAGTTCGAAGGCGGCATCGTCTCGTTCGTCGAGTGGCTCAACGAGAAGAAGGATCCGCTGCACCCGATCATCTCGACGCACGCCGAGCGCGACGGCGTCGACGTCGAGGTCGCGATGCAATACACCGACACGTACGCCGAAACGATCTTCGCGTACGCGAACAACATCAACACCATCGAAGGCGGCATGCACCTGCTCGGCTACCGCACGGCGGTCGCCAACGCGGTGAACTCCTACGCCCGCAAGCGCGGGATGCTCAAAGAGAGCGACACCCAGCCGTCGACCGACGACATCATGGAAGGGCTGACCGCCGTCGTTTCGGTGAAGCTGCAAGACCCGCAGTTCGAAGGCCAGACGAAGACCAAGCTCGGCAACGCGCGCGTGCGCAGCATCGTCTACGGTTTGGTCAACGAGCGGCTCGAGTTTTTCTTCGAAGAGAATCCGAAGTTCGCGCGGGCGATCATCGACAAGTGCATGCAGGCGCAGCGCGCGCGCGAAGCAGCGAAGAAAGCGCGCGATCTCTCGCGGCGCAAGAACGCATTGGAAGGCTCGGGCCTGCCCGGCAAACTGGTGGACTGCAAGAACACCAATCCCGCCGAGAGCGAGATCTTCTTAGTCGAAGGCGACTCGGCCGGGGGTACGGCCAAGGGCGGACGCGATCCGAATACGCAAGCGATTCTGCCGCTGCGCGGCAAGATTCTCAACGTCGAAAAGGCGCGGCTCGACAAGGTGCTGGCCAACGAAGAGATTCGAACGATGATCACCGCGTTTGGAACGGGTTTCGGCGACGAGTTCAATCTCGACAAGCTTCGTTACCACAAAATCATCATCATGACCGACGCCGACGTCGACGGTTCGCACATCCGCACCTTGCTGCTGACGTTCTTCTATCGACAGATGAAGGCACTCGTCCAAGAAGGCTACGTGTACATCGCGCAGCCTCCGCTGTACGGCGTGAAGAAGGGCAAGAAGCAGTGGTGGGCCTTCAACGAAGCCGAACTCAAGTCGATCCTCGGTGACGACGGCAAAGACTATACCATCCAGCAATACAAGGGTCTGGGTGAGATGGATGCCGACCAATTGGCCGAGACGACGATGGAAGTCGGACACCGCCGTCTCAAACAGATCACCGTCGAAGACGCGGTCGAAGCCGAACAGATCTTTACCGATCTGATGGGCGACAAAGTCGAACCGCGCAAGCAGTATATCTTCGAATACGCGAAGTCGGTAAAGAACCTCGATCTTTAG